In Suricata suricatta isolate VVHF042 chromosome X, meerkat_22Aug2017_6uvM2_HiC, whole genome shotgun sequence, the DNA window CTTTTCTCATCAAGGGGCGTATATGCCAACATTGCTCCAATTCTTACAAATAATCTCAGTAGATGTGGGGCTCCATAAACCTGGGACATTGGCGCATCAGGGTGAGCCAAGAGGATTTCAGCATACTGGGGCCTCTCAAATTTGTACAGCAGCTGAGTGCCCAACATCAcattgaaatattcttttattcctgCCACAACTTCATTAACCGCATATTCCTTATTATCGACATTTCCCTGCGACTTCTTACAATTTGCATACTCTTCCAGGATAGCATCTACATTTTTCTTAGCAGGGAGTTGAAACAGCTGCTTCTGCCTGGTAACTAAATCCCAGTCCTCAACAAGCCAGGGTTTTAATTCTTCAGGAATCTTCACTTTAACTTCCATTCTATTCTTAAATGCTTCCTCACTTTCAACAGTGGGGTCTGCCCGGGCCCTTTTCTTCCGGGGTG includes these proteins:
- the MORF4L2 gene encoding mortality factor 4-like protein 2, encoding MSSRKQGSQSRGQQSAEEDNFKKPTRSNMQRSKMRGASSGKKTAGPQQKNLEPAIPGRWGGRSAENPPSGSARKTRKNKQKTPGNGDGGSTSEAPQPPRKKRARADPTVESEEAFKNRMEVKVKIPEELKPWLVEDWDLVTRQKQLFQLPAKKNVDAILEEYANCKKSQGNVDNKEYAVNEVVAGIKEYFNVMLGTQLLYKFERPQYAEILLAHPDAPMSQVYGAPHLLRLFVRIGAMLAYTPLDEKSLALLLGYLHDFLKYLAKNAASLFTASDYKVASAEYHRKAL